In Salinisphaera sp. LB1, one genomic interval encodes:
- a CDS encoding glycosyltransferase WbuB: MRILIHGINFAPELTGIGKYTGEMARWLAREGHEVRVVTAPPYYPDWRIGNDYSAVRYLRQAYPSGCGEMTMYRCPLWVPASPSGGKRLVHLASFAASSLPVMLAQVRWRPDLVLVIAPTLFCAPMAALVARVAGAKSWLHIQDFEVDAAFGLGMLQSTQARRWFLGAESQLLRRFDRVSTISDRMMDRLADKGVPTSRRVLFRNWTDTKAIYPLAAPSGFRDELDIADDSRVVLYAGNLGEKQGLDVLIDAARRTACDESIIWVIAGAGSARVKLEARSVDLPNVRWLPLQPMEKLNELLNLADIHVLPQRADAADLVMPSKLTGMLASGRPVVATAAEGTQVASIVSECGICVPPEDADALAKALSELADDGKRRYALGAKARHYAERHLGYEQIMRNFEFEAEALVNGAADTVEDDA, encoded by the coding sequence TTGCGCATTCTCATCCACGGAATCAATTTTGCCCCGGAGTTGACGGGTATTGGCAAGTATACGGGCGAGATGGCCCGTTGGCTGGCACGCGAAGGCCACGAGGTCCGCGTGGTCACGGCGCCGCCTTATTATCCCGACTGGCGAATTGGCAACGATTATTCGGCCGTGCGTTACTTGCGGCAGGCTTATCCGTCGGGCTGTGGCGAGATGACCATGTATCGCTGCCCGCTGTGGGTTCCGGCATCGCCCAGTGGCGGCAAGCGGTTGGTGCATCTGGCGAGTTTTGCGGCGAGCAGCCTGCCGGTGATGCTAGCCCAGGTACGGTGGCGACCGGATCTGGTACTGGTCATCGCGCCGACGTTGTTCTGTGCGCCTATGGCGGCCCTGGTGGCGCGAGTGGCAGGGGCGAAAAGCTGGCTTCATATTCAGGATTTCGAGGTGGATGCCGCGTTCGGGCTGGGTATGCTGCAATCGACCCAGGCCCGGCGGTGGTTTCTGGGCGCCGAGAGCCAACTGCTGCGCCGCTTCGACCGCGTATCCACCATTTCCGACCGCATGATGGACCGCCTGGCGGATAAGGGGGTACCGACATCGCGCCGTGTGCTGTTTCGGAACTGGACGGATACGAAAGCTATCTATCCTCTGGCGGCGCCGTCTGGCTTCCGGGACGAACTGGACATTGCCGACGATTCGCGTGTCGTGCTGTATGCCGGCAACCTGGGCGAGAAGCAGGGGCTGGATGTGTTGATTGATGCCGCCCGCCGTACGGCCTGCGATGAAAGTATCATCTGGGTCATTGCGGGTGCCGGGAGCGCCCGGGTTAAGCTTGAAGCGCGCTCGGTGGATTTGCCGAATGTGCGTTGGCTACCGTTGCAGCCGATGGAAAAGCTCAACGAGCTGCTGAACCTGGCGGATATCCATGTGTTGCCACAGCGGGCCGATGCGGCCGATCTGGTGATGCCGTCGAAGCTGACCGGTATGCTGGCGAGCGGCCGGCCGGTGGTGGCGACCGCGGCCGAAGGCACGCAGGTGGCATCAATTGTTTCCGAATGTGGCATTTGTGTGCCGCCCGAGGATGCCGATGCGCTCGCGAAGGCCTTGAGCGAACTCGCCGATGACGGGAAACGTCGATATGCCCTGGGCGCGAAGGCCAGACATTACGCCGAAAGGCATCTGGGGTATGAGCAGATCATGAGAAATTTTGAATTCGAGGCCGAGGCGCTTGTGAATGGCGCGGCCGATACAGTGGAAGACGATGCATGA
- a CDS encoding glycosyltransferase family 4 protein has protein sequence MKRSDTLVWMLGAFPPPVHGMAAVNAAVRERLYATRTEVHVLDIAASSLRRSLLVRLSRLPRVWSAMLTLIFRARYEQTLYMSVSGGWGQAYEICFLVAARLRRMRVFLHHHSFAYLDSPKRLTSVLIRLAGRQACHVVLSPHMKDRLKGSYSANRVVSLSNAIFLLNGGEYVELERSELQSIGFLANIAAEKGVFEFLDLCAAIHDRGLPVGAFLAGPFQDAQTEHAVRERLAMLPNVEYVGPKYGDQKVAFFGGLDCFVFPSRYSNEAEPITVHEAMGNCCPVIAYGRGCIPEVVSEDCGRLVEPGQAFVREALAQISAWLDNPAAFEAASKTAAARFAQTYAESQARWQAIMSELTGERNPRYANKMQDSSSEL, from the coding sequence ATGAAGCGCAGCGATACTCTGGTCTGGATGCTTGGCGCGTTCCCACCGCCTGTGCACGGCATGGCGGCGGTGAATGCGGCTGTCCGGGAGCGGCTTTATGCTACACGCACAGAGGTGCATGTGCTCGATATTGCTGCGTCCAGTTTGCGGCGTAGTTTACTGGTTCGGCTCAGCCGCCTACCTCGGGTCTGGTCAGCAATGCTGACGCTGATTTTTCGGGCTAGGTATGAGCAGACGTTGTACATGAGTGTTTCGGGAGGCTGGGGACAGGCGTACGAGATTTGTTTTTTAGTGGCTGCCCGCCTGCGGCGGATGCGCGTATTCCTGCACCATCACAGTTTTGCCTATCTTGACTCGCCCAAGCGCCTCACCTCGGTGTTGATTAGGCTAGCAGGAAGGCAGGCGTGTCATGTGGTCCTATCTCCTCACATGAAAGATAGGCTGAAAGGAAGCTACAGCGCCAATCGAGTGGTGTCACTTTCTAATGCGATATTCCTTTTAAACGGTGGTGAGTATGTGGAACTGGAGCGTAGTGAACTCCAAAGCATCGGTTTTCTAGCGAACATAGCGGCCGAAAAAGGGGTATTTGAGTTTCTTGATTTGTGTGCGGCGATTCACGACCGTGGATTACCCGTGGGTGCCTTCTTGGCTGGCCCGTTTCAGGATGCGCAAACGGAGCATGCGGTGCGAGAGCGCCTAGCGATGCTACCGAACGTTGAATATGTTGGGCCCAAGTACGGCGATCAGAAAGTAGCATTCTTCGGGGGCTTGGACTGTTTCGTGTTCCCGAGCCGGTATTCGAACGAGGCGGAACCGATAACGGTGCATGAAGCCATGGGCAACTGCTGCCCGGTAATCGCCTACGGCCGTGGCTGCATCCCCGAAGTGGTGAGTGAGGATTGTGGCCGGCTCGTTGAGCCTGGGCAGGCGTTCGTGCGGGAAGCATTAGCACAGATTTCTGCCTGGCTGGATAACCCTGCGGCATTCGAGGCAGCATCGAAGACCGCCGCCGCGCGCTTCGCGCAGACCTATGCTGAAAGCCAGGCCCGTTGGCAGGCAATAATGAGTGAATTGACCGGCGAGCGTAACCCGCGGTACGCGAATAAGATGCAGGACTCGTCATCGGAGCTCTGA
- a CDS encoding FkbM family methyltransferase, producing MPIWRNALRHHRVAAGVEHAGVLKHLGALKTVVDVGANRGQFALAARRCFPNARIVSFEPLSGPAAVYQAVFDEDRRARLVIAALGPEPGEAEIHRSARDDSSSLLPITAAQDALFPGTAEAGTETIRVARLAEHLSAEAIGTPALLKLDVQGFELQALAGCEDLLERFTWVYVECSFIELYVGQAFADEVIAWLRERGFQLCGVYHMAYDGDGRAVQADFLFRRL from the coding sequence GTGCCGATTTGGCGTAATGCGTTGCGCCACCATCGCGTGGCAGCCGGTGTCGAGCACGCTGGTGTACTGAAACATCTTGGTGCGCTGAAGACAGTCGTGGACGTGGGCGCAAACCGTGGCCAGTTCGCACTGGCGGCGCGGCGTTGTTTTCCGAACGCACGGATCGTTTCGTTCGAGCCGTTGTCTGGCCCAGCGGCGGTGTACCAGGCAGTGTTCGATGAAGACCGGCGGGCGCGCTTGGTTATAGCGGCCCTGGGCCCTGAGCCGGGCGAGGCGGAGATCCATCGCTCCGCGCGGGACGATTCTTCTTCGCTGCTGCCGATTACTGCGGCGCAGGACGCGCTGTTTCCCGGCACGGCCGAGGCCGGCACGGAAACAATCCGCGTCGCGCGTCTTGCCGAGCACCTTTCGGCCGAGGCTATCGGAACACCGGCGCTGTTGAAGCTCGATGTCCAGGGTTTCGAGTTGCAAGCCCTGGCCGGCTGCGAAGATCTGCTCGAGCGCTTTACTTGGGTCTATGTCGAGTGCTCGTTCATTGAGTTGTATGTCGGCCAGGCTTTCGCCGACGAGGTCATCGCCTGGTTGCGCGAGCGCGGCTTTCAGTTGTGCGGCGTATACCACATGGCCTACGACGGGGACGGGCGCGCCGTGCAGGCGGATTTTTTGTTTCGCCGTTTGTGA
- a CDS encoding glycosyltransferase family 4 protein, with the protein MFIQWFIVSVPNYDLSRKVIRMESTLNRILVTTPYRENAVLAIARAAAADGRLSQFYTTLYLARWQSKVKRMPVFGQSLAREFARRAFADIPQGNVADVAVPSELLHVAARRVVGRVRPQWNSNLMYWTKRRFDRAVAKRVQRRAADVLVGMYAASLESFRAIKAQSGIAVLNFVNSHPAEHNRYLIEMAGLCAPHQELVPDWVADRVQEELRLADWVLVPSHFVEAQLLEHGVPAHKIKVLPYGVDLRSFHPRQQTSLGGSATTESGPLECLYVGQISHRKGIKTLFEAARLCSHLPLRFRLIGPVVSAEVLEDMPDNVTHEGPTRPDEVATAMRRADMFVLPTIEDACALVTLEAMASGLPVVTTTNNGSGEMIEDGVDGFVISAGDAAAVAEAIVRLFESAELRESMGVAARRKVQTAHTWNVYGASVLNSIGDYLNANSSDSHDSLH; encoded by the coding sequence ATGTTCATCCAGTGGTTCATCGTGTCAGTGCCCAATTATGATCTTAGCCGAAAAGTAATCCGCATGGAGAGCACGTTGAACAGAATTCTGGTCACGACCCCTTATCGTGAGAACGCCGTGTTGGCGATTGCCCGAGCTGCGGCGGCGGATGGGCGGCTTAGTCAGTTCTATACCACGCTCTATCTTGCGCGGTGGCAGTCTAAGGTGAAAAGAATGCCGGTATTCGGGCAAAGTCTCGCTCGCGAATTTGCTCGAAGGGCATTCGCTGATATCCCGCAGGGTAACGTCGCTGATGTGGCTGTTCCTTCGGAGCTGCTGCACGTGGCGGCGAGGCGGGTCGTTGGTCGGGTAAGGCCGCAGTGGAACAGTAACTTGATGTATTGGACGAAGCGCCGCTTCGATCGAGCGGTTGCCAAACGCGTGCAACGGAGGGCTGCCGATGTATTGGTCGGTATGTATGCCGCCAGTCTCGAAAGCTTTCGAGCTATTAAGGCGCAGAGTGGGATAGCCGTGTTGAATTTTGTGAATAGCCACCCAGCGGAGCACAATCGCTATCTCATTGAAATGGCTGGCCTGTGTGCGCCGCACCAAGAGTTGGTGCCCGATTGGGTCGCTGATCGTGTTCAGGAGGAGCTGCGCCTTGCCGATTGGGTGCTCGTGCCTTCCCACTTCGTCGAAGCACAATTGCTTGAGCACGGTGTTCCAGCACACAAGATCAAAGTGTTGCCTTACGGGGTGGATTTGCGATCGTTTCACCCAAGGCAACAGACTAGCCTTGGCGGCTCAGCGACCACAGAATCGGGGCCATTAGAATGTCTTTATGTAGGTCAGATATCCCATCGCAAGGGCATAAAAACGCTATTCGAAGCGGCGCGGCTTTGTAGCCATTTACCATTGAGGTTTCGCCTGATTGGTCCAGTGGTAAGCGCCGAGGTGTTGGAAGATATGCCCGATAACGTTACGCACGAGGGCCCGACCCGTCCCGACGAAGTCGCAACTGCGATGCGCCGGGCGGATATGTTTGTTCTGCCGACGATTGAAGATGCATGCGCTCTCGTAACGCTGGAAGCTATGGCCTCGGGTCTGCCCGTAGTCACAACCACAAACAACGGCTCTGGCGAAATGATAGAGGACGGCGTGGACGGTTTTGTGATCTCGGCAGGCGATGCCGCCGCCGTTGCCGAAGCGATAGTGCGCCTATTCGAAAGTGCCGAGCTTCGAGAGAGCATGGGTGTTGCCGCGCGGCGAAAAGTCCAGACCGCTCATACATGGAACGTCTATGGCGCCTCAGTTCTCAACTCGATCGGCGACTACCTGAACGCAAATTCGTCGGACTCGCATGATTCCCTCCATTAG
- a CDS encoding class I SAM-dependent methyltransferase: MDIGMKRAIVLGRCVIYLGCGSGQILDDLAGDFEKLIGLDVSRRRVNELRGGKNGGWEFREADLNSTFPLDYGIAEPVIANQVIEHILDPVGSASEISRVLRSGGVRCHDAEYPMPEKSFPTSWFRATARARPAATPSPGLGMTAMCITLHTATCKKRSLKPALKLSEVQR, encoded by the coding sequence TTGGATATCGGAATGAAACGAGCCATAGTCTTGGGCAGGTGCGTAATCTATCTCGGGTGCGGCTCTGGCCAGATACTTGATGATCTGGCCGGCGACTTCGAAAAGCTTATAGGACTTGATGTATCAAGGCGTCGCGTGAATGAACTGCGCGGCGGCAAGAATGGCGGTTGGGAATTTCGTGAGGCTGATCTCAATAGCACGTTCCCACTGGACTATGGGATCGCCGAACCCGTGATTGCGAATCAGGTCATCGAACATATCCTGGATCCGGTCGGTTCTGCGAGTGAGATTAGCCGCGTTCTTCGCTCGGGGGGTGTGCGTTGTCACGACGCCGAATATCCGATGCCTGAAAAAAGCTTTCCCACCTCTTGGTTTAGGGCTACGGCCCGCGCACGGCCGGCGGCAACACCCTCGCCGGGGCTTGGGATGACGGCCATGTGCATTACTTTACACACCGCGACCTGCAAGAAACGTTCGCTCAAGCCGGCTTTGAAACTATCGGAAGTTCAGCGTTGA
- the gmd gene encoding GDP-mannose 4,6-dehydratase, with amino-acid sequence MTKRALITGVTGQDGAYLAELLLGEGYEVHGIKRRASLFNTDRIDHLYQDPHEADPRFILHYGDLTDSTNLIRIVQQVQPDEIYNLGAQSHVAVSFESPEYTANSDALGALRLLEAIRILGLEDKTRFYQASTSELYGKVQAVPQSETTPFYPRSPYAVAKLYAFWAVVNYREAYGLYACNGILFNHESPLRGETFVTRKITRALARIKLGLQDCLYLGNLEALRDWGHARDYVKAQWLMLQQDAPEDYVIATGKQYSVRQFVETACGELGIDVRWEGAGENEKGYDAKTGACLVAVDPRYFRPTEVETLLGDPSKAREQLGWEPEVSFDALVAEMVREDLMSAERDELCRRQGFQTFDYHE; translated from the coding sequence ATGACAAAGCGCGCGCTTATTACCGGGGTAACCGGGCAGGATGGGGCCTATCTGGCTGAGTTGCTACTGGGCGAAGGGTACGAGGTGCATGGCATCAAGCGGCGTGCTTCGTTGTTCAATACCGACCGTATCGATCATCTGTATCAGGATCCGCACGAGGCCGACCCGCGATTCATTCTTCACTATGGTGACCTGACGGACTCGACGAATCTGATTCGTATCGTCCAGCAGGTGCAGCCGGACGAGATTTATAACCTCGGCGCCCAATCGCACGTGGCGGTGTCGTTCGAAAGCCCGGAGTACACGGCCAATAGCGATGCGTTGGGCGCGCTGCGTTTGCTGGAGGCGATCCGGATCCTCGGGCTGGAAGACAAAACGCGTTTTTATCAGGCCTCCACGTCGGAACTTTACGGCAAGGTGCAGGCCGTCCCCCAGAGCGAAACCACGCCGTTCTACCCGCGCTCACCCTACGCCGTCGCGAAGCTCTACGCGTTTTGGGCGGTGGTGAATTACCGCGAGGCCTACGGCCTGTACGCCTGCAACGGCATTCTGTTCAATCACGAATCCCCATTGCGCGGCGAAACATTCGTGACACGCAAGATCACGCGGGCGCTCGCCCGCATCAAGCTGGGTCTACAGGATTGTCTTTATCTGGGCAATCTGGAGGCGCTGCGCGACTGGGGGCATGCGCGTGACTATGTGAAGGCCCAGTGGCTGATGCTGCAGCAGGATGCTCCGGAAGATTATGTGATTGCGACCGGCAAACAGTATTCCGTGCGCCAGTTTGTGGAGACGGCGTGCGGCGAGCTGGGTATCGATGTGCGCTGGGAAGGCGCCGGTGAGAACGAAAAAGGCTACGACGCGAAGACCGGGGCATGCCTGGTGGCCGTGGACCCGCGATACTTTCGCCCGACGGAAGTGGAGACGCTGCTGGGCGATCCGTCCAAGGCGCGCGAGCAGCTTGGCTGGGAGCCGGAAGTGTCGTTCGATGCGCTCGTCGCCGAAATGGTGCGGGAGGATCTGATGAGTGCCGAGCGCGATGAGTTGTGCCGGCGTCAAGGCTTCCAGACCTTTGATTACCACGAATGA
- a CDS encoding glycosyltransferase family 4 protein: MSRFVVYWNNIPSPYMVDRFNELADRGNFEFEAWFNDRIESGRSWDVREADWRFRYRYLPKTHVLGHSFRWPLPLFGRRPDVLVTLYAEPVFLLGWALAKLRGAKTAFWCQVTIDRWVQRKAWKNAVKRIVFPRVDATLGSGEDSRSFAMRFGTPADRSLRLRHSIDVAHYMGGAAQAQPERKALRAELGLKGTTFVYVGRLWWGKGLNYLLDAFETVQRQSAEEVSLLLVGDGSEETALRRVCAERGILNVVFAGFQQKPELPRYYAVADIFVFPTLGDPYGLVVDEAMACGLPVISTSAAGEIRDRIEDGINGYIVPPEDSAALASSMLKLSRDPDARTRMGQMSSDKIQGHTPQQWAEDFERIVSFMLSENTG; the protein is encoded by the coding sequence ATGAGTCGCTTCGTTGTTTACTGGAATAACATTCCTTCGCCCTACATGGTCGATCGCTTCAATGAGCTCGCGGATCGTGGCAATTTTGAATTCGAAGCTTGGTTCAATGATCGTATTGAGTCGGGCCGTAGTTGGGATGTGCGCGAAGCTGACTGGCGGTTCCGATATCGCTATCTGCCCAAAACACATGTGTTGGGGCACTCTTTTCGCTGGCCGCTACCGCTTTTTGGTCGCCGGCCGGATGTGCTCGTGACCCTTTACGCGGAACCTGTATTCCTGCTCGGCTGGGCGTTAGCTAAGTTGCGCGGCGCTAAAACTGCGTTTTGGTGCCAAGTTACGATAGATCGGTGGGTCCAACGGAAAGCTTGGAAAAATGCCGTTAAAAGGATTGTTTTTCCCCGAGTGGACGCGACGCTGGGGAGCGGTGAGGACAGTCGGTCTTTTGCAATGCGGTTCGGCACGCCGGCTGATCGGTCCTTGCGCCTGCGACACTCCATTGATGTTGCTCATTACATGGGCGGAGCGGCCCAAGCACAGCCCGAGCGAAAGGCGCTACGCGCCGAACTAGGCCTCAAGGGCACCACTTTCGTTTACGTCGGCCGCCTCTGGTGGGGCAAGGGTCTCAACTATCTGCTGGACGCCTTCGAGACCGTGCAGCGTCAGAGTGCCGAGGAAGTCAGCTTGTTGCTGGTCGGCGATGGTTCGGAGGAAACTGCTCTGCGTAGGGTGTGTGCCGAGCGCGGTATTCTCAACGTGGTGTTTGCCGGATTTCAGCAGAAACCTGAACTGCCGCGCTATTACGCCGTAGCGGACATATTCGTCTTCCCCACCTTGGGCGACCCCTACGGGCTAGTGGTGGACGAGGCGATGGCATGTGGGCTGCCCGTGATATCGACCAGTGCCGCCGGTGAAATCCGCGACCGCATCGAGGACGGAATAAACGGCTATATTGTGCCGCCCGAAGATAGTGCGGCGCTGGCGTCGAGCATGCTCAAGTTGTCACGGGATCCGGACGCGCGCACACGGATGGGCCAGATGTCGAGTGACAAGATCCAAGGTCATACACCCCAGCAGTGGGCCGAGGATTTCGAACGGATTGTGAGCTTTATGCTGAGCGAGAATACTGGGTAA